The following coding sequences lie in one Synechococcus sp. PCC 7336 genomic window:
- the glmS gene encoding glutamine--fructose-6-phosphate transaminase (isomerizing), with protein sequence MCGIVGYVGRQAAANILVEGLRKLEYRGYDSAGIALIEDSTLFRVRAKGKLCNMEAKLLQPDMPAAICTASLGLGHTRWATHGKPEEYNAHPHTSQSGRIAAIQNGIVENYRSLRQQLGARGHNFVTETDTEVVPHLVEEMLAQGVSLLEATRMAVQQLEGSYAIAIASADHPDELIVARQQCPLVLGYGEGESFFASDTPALIQYTNRAIALENGELAKLTPNGIEIYSFSGEARPRKPQVLAWNPVMVEKQGFRHYMLKEIHEQPATLRAGLQDRLTEHPEQPIDLNLPPSLFQDTQRVEIVACGTSWHAALVGKYLLEQLAGLPTNVQYASEYRYSPPPLQPNTLTIGVTQSGETADTLSALTLAAERSQSDPSQHLLGITNRADSSLGRLVPNILELQAGIEIGVAATKTFTAQLLAFYLLALEFTSDRRLMKPAAIAEIVAQLRELPAHLESVLTTQAEAIEALAHRFIETQDFIYIGRGINYPIALEGALKLKEISYIHAEGYPAGEMKHGPIALLDPKVPVVAIAMPGPLYEKVISNAQEAKARDALLIGVVSQGDEVAAETFDVTLPVPHVPELLSPLVSNIPLQLLAYYIAALRGLDVDQPRNLAKSVTVE encoded by the coding sequence ATGTGTGGAATCGTTGGCTATGTCGGTCGTCAAGCAGCAGCCAATATCTTGGTTGAAGGGCTGCGCAAACTGGAATATCGCGGTTACGATTCAGCCGGAATTGCCCTGATTGAAGACTCCACCCTCTTCCGCGTGCGGGCAAAAGGCAAGCTCTGCAATATGGAGGCCAAGCTCCTCCAGCCAGACATGCCCGCCGCCATCTGCACCGCTTCGCTCGGCTTGGGCCACACCCGCTGGGCCACCCACGGCAAACCCGAAGAATACAACGCCCATCCCCACACCAGCCAATCGGGCCGCATTGCCGCCATCCAAAACGGCATTGTGGAAAACTATCGCAGCTTGCGCCAGCAGCTCGGGGCAAGGGGACACAACTTTGTCACAGAGACAGACACGGAGGTGGTGCCTCACCTAGTGGAGGAAATGCTCGCCCAGGGGGTCTCCCTGCTGGAAGCCACCCGCATGGCGGTGCAGCAGCTGGAAGGCTCTTACGCGATCGCGATCGCCAGTGCCGACCATCCCGACGAACTGATCGTAGCGCGCCAACAATGCCCGCTGGTGCTAGGGTATGGCGAAGGGGAATCCTTCTTTGCCTCCGATACCCCCGCGTTGATTCAATACACCAACCGCGCGATCGCCCTCGAAAATGGCGAGCTCGCCAAACTCACCCCCAACGGCATCGAGATCTATTCTTTTAGCGGCGAAGCTCGTCCTCGCAAACCACAAGTCCTGGCTTGGAATCCCGTCATGGTGGAAAAACAAGGCTTCCGCCACTACATGCTCAAAGAAATCCACGAGCAGCCCGCCACCCTCCGCGCTGGCCTGCAGGATCGCCTCACCGAGCATCCCGAGCAACCGATCGACCTCAACCTACCGCCCAGCCTTTTCCAAGACACCCAGCGGGTGGAAATTGTGGCCTGCGGCACCAGTTGGCACGCGGCCCTGGTGGGCAAATATTTGCTGGAACAGTTGGCCGGTCTGCCGACCAATGTGCAATACGCCTCCGAATATCGTTATTCGCCGCCCCCCCTGCAGCCCAATACCCTCACCATCGGCGTTACCCAGTCCGGCGAAACGGCAGATACCCTGTCTGCCTTGACTTTGGCGGCTGAGCGATCGCAGTCAGACCCCAGCCAACATCTCTTGGGCATTACCAACCGTGCCGATAGTTCGTTGGGTCGGCTAGTGCCCAACATTTTAGAGCTGCAGGCGGGAATTGAGATTGGCGTAGCCGCGACGAAAACCTTTACGGCACAGTTGCTGGCCTTCTACCTATTGGCCCTCGAATTTACTAGCGATCGGAGATTGATGAAACCCGCAGCGATCGCCGAGATTGTCGCACAGTTGCGGGAGTTGCCCGCCCATTTGGAAAGTGTTCTCACCACTCAGGCGGAGGCGATCGAGGCGCTGGCCCATCGGTTTATCGAAACTCAAGATTTTATCTACATCGGTCGGGGGATTAACTACCCGATCGCCTTGGAAGGAGCCCTGAAGCTGAAGGAGATTAGTTACATCCACGCCGAGGGTTATCCGGCGGGAGAAATGAAGCACGGGCCGATCGCCTTGCTCGATCCGAAGGTACCCGTAGTGGCGATCGCCATGCCCGGTCCGCTGTACGAAAAAGTGATTTCCAATGCGCAAGAGGCGAAAGCCCGCGATGCGCTTTTGATTGGCGTGGTCAGCCAAGGGGATGAAGTGGCGGCAGAAACCTTCGATGTGACGCTGCCCGTTCCCCATGTGCCGGAATTGCTGTCGCCGTTAGTGTCCAACATTCCGCTCCAACTTTTGGCCTACTACATAGCAGCTCTGCGCGGGTTGGATGTGGATCAGCCCCGCAATCTGGCTAAGTCGGTGACAGTGGAGTAG
- a CDS encoding DUF2442 domain-containing protein, which produces MLKDITAVNPKKGYQLYLKFEDGREGIVDISQLIQFTGIFAPLKDPAYFQTVRLHPEWGTIYWDNDADLDPDVLYSATSRRTDS; this is translated from the coding sequence ATGCTCAAAGACATCACTGCAGTCAACCCTAAAAAAGGTTATCAACTATACCTAAAGTTCGAGGATGGCCGTGAAGGGATCGTTGACATCAGTCAACTCATCCAATTCACTGGGATTTTTGCCCCTCTCAAAGATCCAGCCTATTTCCAAACCGTTCGACTCCATCCAGAATGGGGGACTATTTATTGGGACAATGACGCGGATCTAGATCCCGATGTGCTCTATTCCGCAACTAGCCGGAGAACCGATTCCTAA
- a CDS encoding OmpA family protein → MFQLGRLIATGVGLGLALALQPIAIASPNSSLLQASTGDRWVAQVPNSSPDSNSSQALQAEIRAIRQEIIQLLTRLEALETQVAETGTSAAANASGGDVPTTAAPPPADSDLDSFSPVNSFNDPTAPQIRLGTQTISLPGDVLFDFNQSAIKPEAASLLEQVVGILAAMPFAHIQVAGHTDNIGDPDYNLVLSVERATSVQEFLKQRLPDAGQGYRWTTTGHGAASPVADNGTETGRQRNRRVDLIVSPQ, encoded by the coding sequence GTGTTTCAACTTGGCAGACTAATTGCGACTGGAGTTGGGCTGGGACTGGCTTTGGCGCTACAACCCATAGCGATCGCCTCTCCCAACTCCAGCCTCCTACAAGCGAGCACTGGCGATCGCTGGGTGGCACAGGTTCCCAACTCATCCCCCGACTCAAACTCTTCTCAGGCCCTACAGGCTGAAATTCGCGCCATCCGTCAGGAAATTATCCAGCTCCTAACCCGGTTGGAAGCCCTCGAAACACAGGTGGCAGAAACGGGAACATCTGCTGCCGCTAATGCTTCTGGAGGCGATGTTCCCACAACGGCAGCCCCGCCGCCAGCAGACAGCGATCTAGACTCGTTCTCCCCCGTCAACTCATTTAACGACCCCACTGCACCGCAAATCCGCTTGGGAACTCAAACCATTAGCTTGCCGGGAGACGTTCTATTTGACTTCAACCAATCTGCCATCAAGCCCGAGGCGGCGAGCCTGCTCGAACAGGTGGTGGGTATTCTGGCTGCCATGCCCTTTGCCCACATCCAGGTGGCAGGGCATACCGATAATATTGGCGACCCCGACTACAACCTCGTTCTATCCGTCGAGCGGGCGACTTCGGTGCAGGAATTTCTCAAACAGCGTCTGCCCGATGCAGGACAGGGCTACCGCTGGACAACCACCGGCCACGGTGCTGCATCGCCCGTGGCAGACAACGGGACAGAAACCGGACGGCAGCGCAATCGTCGGGTTGACTTAATTGTCTCGCCGCAATAG